In the genome of Raphanus sativus cultivar WK10039 chromosome 4, ASM80110v3, whole genome shotgun sequence, one region contains:
- the LOC108855826 gene encoding AUGMIN subunit 6 isoform X1, whose protein sequence is MTMDREKERELELESAMYTNCLLLGLDPNVIGLGSSNGTPRVGLFRHSNPKLGEQLLYFILSSLRGPAQSSKDFDKVWPIFDSAQSRDFRKVVQGIISELESQGALPRSNSRVSSLATCCGPRFVELLWQLSLHALREVHRRTFPADVASSPLPSSLTDVSFSHAATLLPVTKARIVLERRRFLKDAETAVQRQAMWSNLAHEMTAEFRGLCAEEAYLQQELEKLNDLRTKVKQEGEVWDDLVSSSSQNSHLVSKSTRLWDSIMARKGQHEVLASGPIEDLIAHREHRYRISGSALLAAMDQSSQVPRAELLSPHSDDSSLSLADDKELSDGSYANMHDQHSVGDSFETNSQASDETLSRVDDRGGRINQTVDVAEIIRRWTHALQRIHKQSLQLAKANDGEGPDILRTANDGGANGHVESLAATLTEHQQHLASFQVLINQLKEVSPAIQKSILECTEKVNNLPPTLPPATRSKGQAASLLQSQGSGRITEGVSNDVAELTSTMSNVQLEKVSASPTLKLPQLFSSTPTSSSKGGNGQRRHPMASEVNKMESLSEKITTDQPLSQTRADNLQTDTNSSFVQNLKKSVREAALLIPSSAGSSRDSQSDEGSEHYFVPLSGAGFSRFPSETKGLPHRGSRLLTSLSEPSFLERNVPHSLARSKYSDIPDAFDDLDSFKDYDNGNGFLSVAGSNSVASDAQQSFYDVEDQVFSPPLLMDSSLLSDTYEDLLAPLSETEAALMEH, encoded by the exons ATGACGATGGACAGAGAGAAGGAGAGGGAACTAGAGCTCGAGAGTGCAATGTACACCAACTGCTTACTCTTAGGCTTGGATCCGAACGTGATCGGACTCGGATCCTCCAACGGTACGCCTCGGGTGGGGCTATTCCGCCATTCCAACCCGAAGCTCGGAGAACAGCTTCTCTACTTCATCCTCTCTTCTCTCCGAGGACCCGCCCAGTCTTCAAAG GATTTCGATAAGGTCTGGCCAATTTTCGATTCGGCTCAATCTCGCGATTTCCGCAAG GTTGTTCAAGGGATTATAAGCGAGCTTGAATCACAAGGGGCATTACCAAGGAGTAACTCTAGGGTTTCATCACTTGCCACTTGCTGTGGGCCAAG GTTTGTGGAGCTTTTATGGCAACTTTCACTGCATGCGTTACGAGAAGTTCATAGACGGACGTTTCCTGCTGATGTGGCTTCCAGTCCCTTGCCTTCTTCGCTAACTGACGTGTCCTTCTCACATGCAGCTACTTTGCTTCCTGTTACCAAG GCCCGGATTGTGCTTGAGCGTCGTAGATTCCTTAAAGACGCAGAAACTGCGGTTCAAAGACAGGCCATGTGGTCTAATTTAGCCCATGAGATGACCGCAGAGTTCCGTGGTCTCTGTGCTGAAGAG GCTTACCTGCAGCAGGAACTAGAAAAACTTAACGATCTAAGAACCAAAGTAAAGCAGGAAGGGGAAGTGTGGGATGACCTTGTGTCTAGCTCAAGCCAAAATTCTCATCTAGTTTCGAAGTCCACTCGGCTGTGGGATTCTATTATGGCTCGTAAAG GTCAGCATGAAGTTCTTGCATCAGGTCCCATTGAGGATTTGATAGCTCACAGGGAGCATAG ATACCGAATTTCAGGATCAGCCCTACTTGCAGCGATGGATCAGAGTTCTCAAGTTCCTCGTGCAGAACTGCTCTCTCCCCATTCAGATGATTCATCTCTATCACTTGCAGATGACAAAGAACTAAGTGATGGATCGTACGCAAACATGCATGATCAGCACTCTGTAGGAGACAGTTTCGAAACCAACTCACAAGCAAGTGATGAAACACTTTCTCGAGTAGATGACAGAGGTGGAAGAATCAACCAGACAGTTGATGTAGCGGAAATCATAAGGCGCTGGACACACGCATTGCAGCGCATTCATAAACAGTCTCTTCAGTTG GCTAAAGCAAATGACGGGGAAGGTCCAGATATTTTACGAACTGCAAATGATGGTGGTGCAAATGGCCATGTTGAATCGTTGGCTGCAACTTTGACTGAACATCAACAACATTTAGCTAGCTTTCAG GTACTCATCAACCAATTAAAGGAAGTTTCTCCAGCCATACAGAAATCCATATTAGAATGTACTGAGAAGGTTAATAATCTTCCCCCAACGTTACCTCCAGCTACGAGAAGTAAAGGGCAAGCAGCTTCACTTCTACAATCTCAGGGGAGTGGGAGAATTACG GAAGGCGTATCCAATGATGTTGCTGAGCTGACCTCGACGATGTCTAATGTTCAGCTCGAGAAGGTCTCAGCCAGTCCCACGTTAAAGCTTCCACAATTATTTAGCTCCACTCCTACTTCTTCTAGTAAAGGTGGAAATGGACAAAGGCGACACCCAATGGCTTCTGAGGTCAACAAAATGGAAAGTTTGTCTGAGAAGATCACTACTGACCAACCACTATCACAAACTCGAGCAGACAACTTGCAGACTG ATACCAACAGTTCTTTCGTCCAGAACCTGAAGAAATCTGTAAGGGAAGCTGCTTTACTGATCCCATCTTCAGCAGGATCATCACGGGACAGTCAATCCGATGAAGGCTCCGAGCATTACTTCGTACCTCTTTCAGGAGCAGGATTTTCCCGATTTCCGTCAGAAACCAAAGGCCTGCCTCACAGAGGGTCGAGGTTACTTACCTCTCTTAGCGAGCCTTCCTTTCTTGAACGCAATGTTCCCCATAGCCTAGCGCGAAGCAAGTACAGCGATATACCTGACGCGTTTGATGACCTCGATTCGTTCAAAGATTACGACAACGGGAACGGGTTTCTCTCAGTTGCTGGATCAAACAGTGTAGCTTCTGATGCGCAACAATCGTTTTACGACGTTGAAGATCAAGTGTTTTCCCCACCATTACTAATGGACTCGTCCCTGTTATCAGATACCTACGAAGACTTGTTAG CTCCTTTGTCAGAAACCGAAGCTGCTTTAATGGAGCATTAG
- the LOC108855826 gene encoding AUGMIN subunit 6 isoform X2 translates to MTMDREKERELELESAMYTNCLLLGLDPNVIGLGSSNGTPRVGLFRHSNPKLGEQLLYFILSSLRGPAQSSKDFDKVWPIFDSAQSRDFRKVVQGIISELESQGALPRSNSRVSSLATCCGPRFVELLWQLSLHALREVHRRTFPADVASSPLPSSLTDVSFSHAATLLPVTKARIVLERRRFLKDAETAVQRQAMWSNLAHEMTAEFRGLCAEEAYLQQELEKLNDLRTKVKQEGEVWDDLVSSSSQNSHLVSKSTRLWDSIMARKGQHEVLASGPIEDLIAHREHRYRISGSALLAAMDQSSQVPRAELLSPHSDDSSLSLADDKELSDGSYANMHDQHSVGDSFETNSQASDETLSRVDDRGGRINQTVDVAEIIRRWTHALQRIHKQSLQLAKANDGEGPDILRTANDGGANGHVESLAATLTEHQQHLASFQVLINQLKEVSPAIQKSILECTEKVNNLPPTLPPATRSKGQAASLLQSQGSGRITEGVSNDVAELTSTMSNVQLEKVSASPTLKLPQLFSSTPTSSSKGGNGQRRHPMASEVNKMESLSEKITTDQPLSQTRADNLQTDTNSSFVQNLKKSVREAALLIPSSAGSSRDSQSDEGSEHYFVPLSGAGFSRFPSETKGLPHRGSRLLTSLSEPSFLERNVPHSLARSKYSDIPDAFDDLDSFKDYDNGNGFLSVAGSNSVASDAQQSFYDVEDQVFSPPLLMDSSLLSDTYEDLLETEAALMEH, encoded by the exons ATGACGATGGACAGAGAGAAGGAGAGGGAACTAGAGCTCGAGAGTGCAATGTACACCAACTGCTTACTCTTAGGCTTGGATCCGAACGTGATCGGACTCGGATCCTCCAACGGTACGCCTCGGGTGGGGCTATTCCGCCATTCCAACCCGAAGCTCGGAGAACAGCTTCTCTACTTCATCCTCTCTTCTCTCCGAGGACCCGCCCAGTCTTCAAAG GATTTCGATAAGGTCTGGCCAATTTTCGATTCGGCTCAATCTCGCGATTTCCGCAAG GTTGTTCAAGGGATTATAAGCGAGCTTGAATCACAAGGGGCATTACCAAGGAGTAACTCTAGGGTTTCATCACTTGCCACTTGCTGTGGGCCAAG GTTTGTGGAGCTTTTATGGCAACTTTCACTGCATGCGTTACGAGAAGTTCATAGACGGACGTTTCCTGCTGATGTGGCTTCCAGTCCCTTGCCTTCTTCGCTAACTGACGTGTCCTTCTCACATGCAGCTACTTTGCTTCCTGTTACCAAG GCCCGGATTGTGCTTGAGCGTCGTAGATTCCTTAAAGACGCAGAAACTGCGGTTCAAAGACAGGCCATGTGGTCTAATTTAGCCCATGAGATGACCGCAGAGTTCCGTGGTCTCTGTGCTGAAGAG GCTTACCTGCAGCAGGAACTAGAAAAACTTAACGATCTAAGAACCAAAGTAAAGCAGGAAGGGGAAGTGTGGGATGACCTTGTGTCTAGCTCAAGCCAAAATTCTCATCTAGTTTCGAAGTCCACTCGGCTGTGGGATTCTATTATGGCTCGTAAAG GTCAGCATGAAGTTCTTGCATCAGGTCCCATTGAGGATTTGATAGCTCACAGGGAGCATAG ATACCGAATTTCAGGATCAGCCCTACTTGCAGCGATGGATCAGAGTTCTCAAGTTCCTCGTGCAGAACTGCTCTCTCCCCATTCAGATGATTCATCTCTATCACTTGCAGATGACAAAGAACTAAGTGATGGATCGTACGCAAACATGCATGATCAGCACTCTGTAGGAGACAGTTTCGAAACCAACTCACAAGCAAGTGATGAAACACTTTCTCGAGTAGATGACAGAGGTGGAAGAATCAACCAGACAGTTGATGTAGCGGAAATCATAAGGCGCTGGACACACGCATTGCAGCGCATTCATAAACAGTCTCTTCAGTTG GCTAAAGCAAATGACGGGGAAGGTCCAGATATTTTACGAACTGCAAATGATGGTGGTGCAAATGGCCATGTTGAATCGTTGGCTGCAACTTTGACTGAACATCAACAACATTTAGCTAGCTTTCAG GTACTCATCAACCAATTAAAGGAAGTTTCTCCAGCCATACAGAAATCCATATTAGAATGTACTGAGAAGGTTAATAATCTTCCCCCAACGTTACCTCCAGCTACGAGAAGTAAAGGGCAAGCAGCTTCACTTCTACAATCTCAGGGGAGTGGGAGAATTACG GAAGGCGTATCCAATGATGTTGCTGAGCTGACCTCGACGATGTCTAATGTTCAGCTCGAGAAGGTCTCAGCCAGTCCCACGTTAAAGCTTCCACAATTATTTAGCTCCACTCCTACTTCTTCTAGTAAAGGTGGAAATGGACAAAGGCGACACCCAATGGCTTCTGAGGTCAACAAAATGGAAAGTTTGTCTGAGAAGATCACTACTGACCAACCACTATCACAAACTCGAGCAGACAACTTGCAGACTG ATACCAACAGTTCTTTCGTCCAGAACCTGAAGAAATCTGTAAGGGAAGCTGCTTTACTGATCCCATCTTCAGCAGGATCATCACGGGACAGTCAATCCGATGAAGGCTCCGAGCATTACTTCGTACCTCTTTCAGGAGCAGGATTTTCCCGATTTCCGTCAGAAACCAAAGGCCTGCCTCACAGAGGGTCGAGGTTACTTACCTCTCTTAGCGAGCCTTCCTTTCTTGAACGCAATGTTCCCCATAGCCTAGCGCGAAGCAAGTACAGCGATATACCTGACGCGTTTGATGACCTCGATTCGTTCAAAGATTACGACAACGGGAACGGGTTTCTCTCAGTTGCTGGATCAAACAGTGTAGCTTCTGATGCGCAACAATCGTTTTACGACGTTGAAGATCAAGTGTTTTCCCCACCATTACTAATGGACTCGTCCCTGTTATCAGATACCTACGAAGACTTGTTAG AAACCGAAGCTGCTTTAATGGAGCATTAG
- the LOC108848296 gene encoding prohibitin-3, mitochondrial has protein sequence MGSQQAAVSFLSNLAKAAFGLGTAATVLNTSLYTVDGGERAVIFDRFRGVMDQTVGEGTHFLIPILQKPHIFDIRTKPHTFSSISGTKDLQMVNLTLRVLSRPEVVRLPYIFQTLGLEYDEKVLPSIGNEVLKAVVAQFNADQLLTERPHVSALVRESLIKRAKDFNIVLDDVAITHLSYGYEFSKAVEQKQVAQQEAERSKFVVMKADQERRAAVIRAEGESEAAQLISDATAKAGMGLIELRRIEASREVAATLARSPNVAYLPGGQSMLFSLNR, from the exons ATGGGAAGCCAACAAGCAGCGGTTTCGTTCCTCTCCAACCTAGCGAAGGCGGCTTTCGGCCTTGGAACGGCGGCGACGGTGCTGAACACGTCGCTGTACACCGTTGACGGCGGAGAGAGAGCTGTGATCTTCGATCGATTCAGAGGAGTCATGGATCAAACCGTCGGCGAAGGGACTCACTTCCTGATCCCGATTCTACAGAAGCCCCACATCTTCGACATCCGCACGAAGCCTCACACGTTCTCTTCCATCTCCGGTACGAAGGATCTTCAGATGGTCAATCTCACCCTCCGTGTTCTCTCTCGCCCTGAG GTTGTGCGTCTGCCATACATATTCCAAACATTGGGTCTAGAGTACGACGAGAAGGTTCTTCCTTCGATTGGAAACGAGGTTTTGAAAGCCGTGGTTGCACAGTTCAACGCTGACCAGCTCCTCACGGAGCGTCCTCACGTCTCGGCGCTTGTTCGCGAATCGTTAATCAAACGTGCCAAAGACTTCAACATTGTGCTCGACGATGTTGCAATCACGCACTTGTCGTACGGTTACGAGTTCTCGAAGGCTGTTGAGCAGAAACAGGTGGCGCAGCAGGAGGCGGAGAGGTCTAAGTTTGTGGTGATGAAGGCTGATCAGGAGAGGAGGGCTGCGGTTATAAGAGCTGAAGGTGAGAGCGAAGCTGCGCAGCTGATCTCTGACGCTACGGCTAAAGCTGGTATGGGACTTATCGAGCTTAGGAGGATTGAGGCTTCGAGGGAGGTTGCAGCTACGCTTGCTAGATCTCCTAATGTGGCTTACTTGCCCGGTGGCCAGAGCATGCTCTTTTCCCTGAACCGTTGA